A region of Lycium barbarum isolate Lr01 chromosome 3, ASM1917538v2, whole genome shotgun sequence DNA encodes the following proteins:
- the LOC132629896 gene encoding growth-regulating factor 3-like, which produces MDFNYLKQWRNQEQNESEEENSAKLPRLVLDLDSSFSANTQCVSDSCALPLFVSEPTKLSAYNTVSSDSTLTATKFPRMGSSYFSLAQWQELELQALIYRHMLAGAPVPHELLHHVKKSLINSSPYYNLPQQQFQQYHHYQQAFLQSGYWRKTSMDPEPGRCRRTDGKKWRCSRDVVTGHKYCERHIHRGKNRSRKPVEITTTAAPRGGNATSMGGGDTAMAGHGSVTPQFALSGHAAASIDILHLNQRPSEFIIEKKSPMEAPNDVSKDGKSSGQILRHFHFFDDWPRQQLQESENASSMASATSLSISMPGNPSSDVSLKLSTGESHNAGTRVSNVERSTWGTNHVASMGGPLAEALRSSMSNSSPTSVLHQLPSGSTLGASYVST; this is translated from the exons ATGGACTTTAATTATCTGAAGCAATGGAGAAATCAAGAGCAAAATGAGTCAGAAGAAGAAAATTCTGCAAAGTTACCAAGACTTGTTCTTGATCTTGACTCTTCTTTTTCTGCTAATACACAATGTGTTTCTGATTCTTGTGCACTTCCATTGTTTGTATCTGAACCAACCAAATTGTCAGCATATAATACTGTTTCTTCAGATTCAACACTCACTGCCACCAAATTTCCCA GGATGGGAAGTAGTTACTTCAGCTTAGCTCAATGGCAAGAACTTGAACTACAGGCTTTGATTTACAGACATATGTTAGCTGGTGCTCCTGTTCCTCATGAACTTCTTCATCATGTTAAGAAAAGTCTCATCAATTCATCTCCTTATTATAATTTGCCTCAACAACAGTTTCAACAGTATCACCATTATCAACAAGCTT TCTTACAATCAGGTTATTGGAGAAAAACAAGTATGGATCCAGAGCCAGGGAGGTGCAGAAGAACTGATGGGAAGAAATGGAGGTGTTCAAGAGATGTAGTGACTGGCCATAAGTACTGTGAACGCCACATCCACCGTGGCAAAAACCGTTCAAGAAAGCCTGTGGAAATCACCACAACCGCCGCCCCTCGTGGTGGCAATGCCACCAGCATGGGCGGCGGTGACACTGCCATGGCTGGCCATGGGAGTGTTACTCCTCAATTTGCTCTATCTGGACATGCAGCAGCTTCCATTGATATTCTTCACCTCAATCAAAG GCCTTCAGAATTTATAATTGAGAAAAAGAGTCCAATGGAAGCCCCAAATGATGTTTCAAAGGATGGTAAATCCAGTGGCCAAATCCTTCGCCATTTCCATTTCTTTGATGATTGGCCTAGACAACAacttcaagaaagtgaaaatgcTAGTTCAATGGCTTCTGCCACCAGCCTCTCTATTTCAATGCCCGGAAACCCCTCGTCCGATGTCTCGTTAAAGCTCTCAACGGGAGAGAGCCATAACGCTGGTACTCGAGTCAGTAATGTTGAACGATCCACGTGGGGAACTAACCATGTGGCATCGATGGGTGGACCACTCGCCGAGGCTTTAAGGTCATCGATGTCCAACTCGTCGCCTACGAGCGTTTTACATCAGTTGCCAAGTGGAAGCACGTTGGGGGCTAGTTATGTTAGCACTTGA
- the LOC132629895 gene encoding uncharacterized protein LOC132629895 has product MQNQQQQQQQLQTLMQSGQISGSLSFNGNMSKEDEEMSKSALSTFKAKEEEIEKKKLEVKEKVQAQLGRIEEETKRLAIIREELEGLSDPMKKEVSTVRKRIDVVNKELKPLGQTCQKKEREYKEALELFNEKHKEKVQLISRLMELVGESEKTRMKKLEELSKSIETIQ; this is encoded by the exons ATgcagaatcaacaacaacaacaacaacagttaCAAACACTTATGCAAAGTGGACAAATATCAGGGAGTTTAAGTTTTAATGGGAATATGAGtaaagaagatgaagaaatgTCAAAATCAGCACTGTCAACTTTTAAAGCAAAAGAAGAAGAGATTGAAAAAAAGAAACTTGAAGTTAAAGAGAAAGTTCAAGCTCAGTTAGGTCGTATTGAAGAAGAAACTAAACGTTTGGCTATTATTCGTGAG GAACTAGAGGGATTATCAGATCCAATGAAGAAAGAAGTTTCAACGGTCCGAAAGAGGATTGATGTTGTCAACAAGGAGTTAAAACCCCTGGGACAGACTTGCCAGAAGAAG GAGAGAGAATACAAAGAAGCTCTTGAGCTCTTCAATGAAAAACATAAGGAAAAAGTACAACTTATATCAAGATTGATGGAG CTGGTGGGTGAAAGCGAGAAAACGAGGATGAAGAAGTTGGAGGAGCTGAGCAAGAGTATAGAAACGATTCAGTGA